From the Juglans microcarpa x Juglans regia isolate MS1-56 chromosome 3D, Jm3101_v1.0, whole genome shotgun sequence genome, the window ACAGAAAACACCAAGAAATAGATGTAAAAAGAACCCAAATGAAGATTAAAACACATCCAAAATTTCAATCCATCAGTGATCATGTCGGTTGTTCTAGCTGGCTGCAGCCTCCTTAGCACCAAGGGAGAAGAACTCAGTAATCACTTCAAGGGGCATGCCCTTGGTTTCCGGGACTTTCATGAAAACAAACACCCACGATATGAGGCACACAACTGCATACATGCCAAAAACACCAGCAAGGCCAATGGATTTGAGCATCACTGGGAGTGTGTAGGTGACAATGATGTCACCTATCCAAAATGCGAGGGCGCATATGGCAATGCAGAGGCCTCGAACTCGGGTGGGGAAGATTTCTGCACAGAGTATGTTGGGGACTGGTCCAAATCCCATGACAAAGCAGCAGAAGTAAAGCACAACACTAACAGTTGAGATTGATGCATTCGCAACACTTCCCATATCCACAAGGCTTCCAATGACTAAGATTACGAGAGATAATATCAATACAGGGATTGTGCTGAGAAGCAAACTCCTGCAATGGGTAAACCAAAAGGCAAACATTAAggtcaacccaaaaaaaaaaaattgaagggaaCTGTACATTCATTTGCATTATTCTAAGGCAGTAAATTCAAATCAGTAGAATTTGATATAGTGATTTTATGTTGACGTGGTCTATTGCATTTAGTGGTAGTGGGTGTCTTCCATTTCATTCCAAGGGTATTTGAGCCACAACAACAAGAATTTATGGAAATAGTAGGCATCCTTATCACAAAATAAATGTCAAGAATGTTACCACTCATCAAATACAAGAAGTAAAACTTCTTTGGTTCGAGCACAATGTCacagaaaaagtaaaaaatttaaaatttaaaaaaaaaaacaatttcagtATGTTTCTTCCCATAGGAAAACAGTCTCACAAAAAAGGGGCACCAAGCATTGTACCTTTGGCaaccaagagtacctcaagtactctcaaacactctcactactattatttactttattattacttttcacctactttttctactattcattacttttcacctactttttattactatttaatattttattattattttttcattaccattcacaaacattttcaacacttctcaggtattcttaaagtttttgattctttttttccctaattGCCAGGTATTTCATTCCCTGATTGCCATGTAGTGATTCATTGAATGTGTACACCCCTTTTTGTAATATTCCTCAAGAGTCAACCAAAGAGAATTTATTTCATTAGGAGCGAGGCAGGTCGAGCAGAaacatttatttcatttgtGTTTGGGTAACACCAAACATTCCCAAAATTTCTCATAACatcattctcaaatatcactcaaacacaaaatacttatctatttcaattttaaaattttcatctaatcattactcaaatacaaaaatcaatacaacttttacaaacttcaatacaacttttacaaacttcaaaacaaaaataatattaaaaaattatactcaaataactttttaacttcatctattcactttcacaaactccaatacaatacttattttataaaatattttttatccaactttttctctctcatttcccaaaacccaataaaacatcttcactcaaaccatttcactactattcacaaaattttgagaCATTTTAAGCATCCAAACATACCTAATTAAATTGGTCAGATATAAATATTGATCAGTCTTACAACAAGTGTATGTCCATAACAACCATAAAGAACTAACTCACAAACACAGTAACCAAAAACATGGACCATCCACTCCAAACCCAAGTGTACCCATTGCATCAACCTGATTACATATACAGTAACACTTGTATACTTTTGTCCATTGAACGAAGATAACAAAGATTGtggagtggaaaaaaaaaatacctccTGCCAGATATATCCATAAGCCTCATGGCAACAGCTATACAAGGAAGCATCAACAAAGTCGTTAGTGCACTAATTAGCAGAGATGCAGAAGCCGAACTAATGCCTATGTTTGAAAGAAGAACTCCAACACCTGCCTGCTCAAGAATTTGAGGTGTGTAGTATAGAACCCCATTTATTCCAGACAACtgcatgtatatttttttatcagtaaaaaatattatcgatagaaataggcatagcccatgtacacaagacatttttttttttttttgataagttagaaCTTTATTAAACATAATGAAATAGGCGAAAcccgagtacacaggaagtatacacaagaaacacctagttacattctatAGCTTAGAGAAACGACGACAAGAACTCATTTACAGCCCCCCcttgagtacaatagcagaaaaccagcAAAGTAGTgtgcttataaaaaacttccatAATGCATCACTATTGCGTTCCCGATCATTAaagcacctctcatttctctccaaccaaatacaccacataatacacaaggGTATCATTTTCCATGCAGCTGCCACTTGGGAACAAGAAATGAGAGGTGTAATATAAACATGATTGTCTAGATATACAAGGAAGTCAACTGCATATATAAGATGTAATATAAACATCacaatatgaaagaaaaaggaaagaaaagaaatgcatATTAGCATTTatcaaagaaaagagaaaagaaattagttcattattaatttttctaatttatcaaCAATAAAATAGGCTTCGGTACAATAATTATTGACcgataatatataaaagttgaCTAGTTGAATTTGTCAGACAATCCCCACTTCCCCAGTTTATTTTTACACAATCTTGGATTGTCCTCAAGAAAAACTCCTGCTTATCCCACCCATAACAATATTCTCCCAGAATTCCATATTAGTCCCAGCACTAAAAAATTCTGAGACCAAATCCATCAACATGCATGAGTTTTGATACTTCATACCTCCTAATTCTTATGAAGGAATCTTATCTGAGCATGCATGTCAGTGCATTCATGTGTACATATATTTCATCAGCAGCTCGAAGAAATGAAGTAAACAGAGGAGCATTTTGtagtgagaaaaataaaaccagctTATAAcaggaaaactcaaaaaaaaaaaaaaaaaaaaattgtgtggaGAGGATAGCAGGAGATGCTTCACTATGCATGCAAATTTACAAAAAAGATCAACTGAAAGAAgtttgtttaatatttatgtagaATAAATTAACGGAACAGTAATATTACTGGTAGATACTATACATACCTGCTGAAGTATTTGAATTCCCACCCCAACAACCAATGCGTGTTTCACTCCTGGTTCAAAAAGATCACTCCAACTTGGTCCTTTTGCAGCAGTTTCTGATGGGTGAACCATAGCTGGTCCAACTGGCTGCTGATGCATAAGCTCAGAGGAATAAAGAGCAGGTTGACTCACCAAAGCAGCTGCATGGATGAACTCAGCCTCTGTTGCTGCATCACCACCAGGAACAGAAACTAGAGACCCACGCTGAGATGCAGGTACACCCTCTTGgtgtaaataaattcttttaaaaccCCCTTCCTTCTTGCCatctttcccttctctctcaGACCATTTCCATGCCAGCTGCCAACCACCACCAATCCCCATGCTATCTCCAGTGTTTCCTTGCACAAGACTGCCATGCCTCATGCTTGAAAGGCTGCCATGGGGAGCTGGGCCCAAGTCCTTGTCAAGGCTCGTTGTCTGACGTGAGATCAGTGGACTCTGCAAATTATCATCAGAATCACCAGCAGCAGCATCAGATGCATACTCCTCGCCCTCTCTGGCAAGACTCTCCTCATCCCACTCTTCCTGTCTAGGTTGATTTCCACCCACGCTAAACATGCTGCCAAAGTGTGGAAAAAGCATGCTTCGCATGCTTCCGGTATCAGGGAGCTTCTCATGGACACTGCCAAAGAGGGTGACAAGAGGATCTACAAGCCCACTCCGACTTGCCATGCTTCCACGCCGAGACACAAGGCCTAGAGTACTCTGCCCGGTGATAGGTTTGGCAATCCAGGAAAGACCCTCTTCTGGGGCATATATCTTAATTTGATCCTGGTCATCCACAAGCTCATTGTCCTGGCCAATTATGTACTCCTCTAAAGATGTTTCACCCCCAACTCCAAGACCCTCAACTAGTAAAGCCATCTCACCTGTTCATTTAAGGAGGATCCAAATCATCCAAATGATGTGTCATTATTTGCCAAATAGTCCATATAATGAAGCAAATGTCAGATGATGATTAAATTTTCCTTATATACCCTTATAAagtgagagaaataataacTTGAAAGTAGGGGGTGGGGAGGGGCACAGTTTAAACGCATATGGTTGTGATTATCTTGTTGTGGTTCTAGCGTAAGAATTTTAATCCACATCCTCAGGCACACACAAACATACACATATAGTGGTATGCACGCATATTAGTTTGTAAAGAATGCGGGATCAAGTCCAAGAGTCTCAGAAACTCTAACATATAGTATCCACGAGTAAAAGTGGGGCTTGAAAATAATCACccagaaaataaatgaagaattCTAAAATGTCAAAGATGATGACATTTTGGTAATTAAAGGTTAGTTTATCTCTGCTATTTAGTGCAGGCAGCTGCagtgaactttttttttattggtaccgGATGTCCAGGAACAGCAGAGCATCCTGACTAATCTCAGGGGAGGCATGCTGAAGTGAAATACTCAAGTTCTCTCTCCACTATGTAGCTAAACAGGCATACTGAAAAGAACTACTCAGGTTCTTTCCGAATTCATAATCAGAAAActataacataacatatatcAATATAAGATCCCACTCGAACATCAAAAGTCC encodes:
- the LOC121256019 gene encoding monosaccharide-sensing protein 2-like; translation: MSGAVLVAVAAAVGNLLQGWDNATIAGAVLYIKREFKLESEPTVEGLIVAMSLIGATLITTCSGALADSIGRRPLLIISSVLYFVSGLVMLWSPNVYVLLFARLLDGFGIGLSVTLVPVYISETAPPEIRGSLNTLPQFTGSGGMFMSYCMVFGMSLMKSPSWRLMLGIISVPSLVYFALTILFLPESPRWLVSKGRMLEAKHVLQRLRGREDVSGEMALLVEGLGVGGETSLEEYIIGQDNELVDDQDQIKIYAPEEGLSWIAKPITGQSTLGLVSRRGSMASRSGLVDPLVTLFGSVHEKLPDTGSMRSMLFPHFGSMFSVGGNQPRQEEWDEESLAREGEEYASDAAAGDSDDNLQSPLISRQTTSLDKDLGPAPHGSLSSMRHGSLVQGNTGDSMGIGGGWQLAWKWSEREGKDGKKEGGFKRIYLHQEGVPASQRGSLVSVPGGDAATEAEFIHAAALVSQPALYSSELMHQQPVGPAMVHPSETAAKGPSWSDLFEPGVKHALVVGVGIQILQQLSGINGVLYYTPQILEQAGVGVLLSNIGISSASASLLISALTTLLMLPCIAVAMRLMDISGRRSLLLSTIPVLILSLVILVIGSLVDMGSVANASISTVSVVLYFCCFVMGFGPVPNILCAEIFPTRVRGLCIAICALAFWIGDIIVTYTLPVMLKSIGLAGVFGMYAVVCLISWVFVFMKVPETKGMPLEVITEFFSLGAKEAAAS